GAAGTCGTGGAAGGCATGCAGTTCGACAAGGGTTACCTCTCCCCGTATTTCGTGACCGACAACGAGGCGATGGAAGCCGTCCTTGAGAACGCGTACGTTCTGATCAATGAGAAGAAGATCTCCTCGCTGAAGGACCTGCTTCCCTTGCTTGAGCAGATTGCCAAGAGCGGTAAGCCCCTCTTGATCATCGCAGAAGACGTCGAAGGCGAAGCCCTGGCGACGTTGGTGGTGAACAAGATCCGTGGCACGTTCCAGGCGTGTGCCGTGAAGGCGCCGGGCTTCGGCGACCGCCGCAAGGCCATGCTTCAGGATATCGCCGTGTTGACCGGCGGCAAGGCCATTACCGAGGACCTCGGTATGACGCTTGAGAGCCTGACCCTTGCCGACCTTGGCCGTGCGAAGCGCGTTGTTGTCGATAAGGACAACACGACGATCGTGGAAGGCGGCGGTTCGAGCGCGGAGATCATGGGCCGCATCAACCTGATCCGCAAGCAGATCGAAGAGACGACGTCGGATTACGACCGCGAGAAGCTTCAAGAGCGTTTGGCGAAGCTTGCGGGCGGCGTGGCCGTCATTAACGTCGGCGCGGCAACCGAGATCGAGATGAAGGAGAAGAAGGCCCGCGTGGAAGATGCGCTGCACGCGACCCGCGCGGCCGTTGAAGAAGGTATCGTTCCCGGCGGCGGCACGGCGCTGCTGCGTTGCCAGGACGCCATCGACAAGGTCGGTCTTGAGGGCGACGAAGCCATTGGCGCGCGCATCGTCTACCGTTCCGTTGAAGAGCCGCTGCGTCAGCTTGCTTCCAACGCCGGCGATGAAGGCGCGACGGTCGTTCAGAAGGTGAAGGCTCAG
The DNA window shown above is from Candidatus Hydrogenedentota bacterium and carries:
- the groL gene encoding chaperonin GroEL (60 kDa chaperone family; promotes refolding of misfolded polypeptides especially under stressful conditions; forms two stacked rings of heptamers to form a barrel-shaped 14mer; ends can be capped by GroES; misfolded proteins enter the barrel where they are refolded when GroES binds); protein product: MSAKKLEFGEDARRGVLAGVTKLSRAVKATLGPKGRNVVLEKKWGAPTVTKDGVTVAKEIELEDKYENMGAQMVKEVASKTSDVAGDGTTTATVLAEAIYREGLRNVTAGANPMALKRGIDKAVEAVVEQLAKMSKKVKDDRDIIKSVATISANNDAEIGQIIADAMQKVGNDGTITVEEAKGIETTLEVVEGMQFDKGYLSPYFVTDNEAMEAVLENAYVLINEKKISSLKDLLPLLEQIAKSGKPLLIIAEDVEGEALATLVVNKIRGTFQACAVKAPGFGDRRKAMLQDIAVLTGGKAITEDLGMTLESLTLADLGRAKRVVVDKDNTTIVEGGGSSAEIMGRINLIRKQIEETTSDYDREKLQERLAKLAGGVAVINVGAATEIEMKEKKARVEDALHATRAAVEEGIVPGGGTALLRCQDAIDKVGLEGDEAIGARIVYRSVEEPLRQLASNAGDEGATVVQKVKAQKGSNGYNAETGEYEDLLKAGIIDPTKVTRAALQNASSVAGLLLTTEVLIADMPEEKAPAAGGGHGGMGGDMY